The following DNA comes from Hahella chejuensis KCTC 2396.
ACCTTTGTGGCTTGTTGATTACTCGCTTCACTGCTAAGTTTTTACTGGACTGCAGATAACTTCCAGTGTCTTCACGCTTTAATCAATCGCATCAGCCAACTAAGCGCGCCCGCATGGAAATATCGAACAATGTGAACTCAGATCTGATCTGGGACCTGGACTTGCTCGCCGACCGCAGCAAAGCTCAGGAGTTCGTATTGAAGTTTGAGAACAAACTGTGCGTCTTCTCAGGCTCCGTACGGCAAATTTATACCAATTACAGCATGCACTTCCCTGAAGACTATAACCGCAATCTGGTTATATTGCCTGACCCTTACGCCTTTCACGATACGTTCAGCCATATTGAAGAAGAGGCCGTCACCCGCACCGGCTTTCATATCATCCCCGGCGAACTAATCAAACAGAAAGGGATGTTTATGCTGATACAACCCAAAGACCCGGAAGCGCCAGCCAAGCCCATCGCTATGCGTAAAGCGCTGGAAGTGCTTAATAAAATGCGCACAGAAACCGATCCATTCCTGCCCATTCTGGTCAAAGGCGACCTGAAGCCCTTCCAAGACCAGATTCCCTGCCTGCACCTACATCGCTTGCGTCTGCCGCTCATCCACCGCGCCAGCGAATTTGAGAAAAGCGAGCTGCGTCGGGTCATTCAAACCAAGATGCAGGATATCGCCGAACTCTAAGCCCTTCCCAAGGGCGGCAAATTGATTTGTGACGCTTTTCCGTGACTGCGCCGACCGCTTCCGTCACAATCCCGACCTATTGCGCCGCCACTGCGGCCGCATGCCGCACCGATAAAAACAACTCATGGAAAGCAGAAAATAATGAAGCGCCGCATTCGTCATCCGCGTTCGATCACAACCGTTCTCACCGTATTGGCGGTTTTGCTGGCCAGCCCGGTCAGCCGCGCGGAGGGAGAAAAAGAAGGCAAGTCTTATATCGGACTGAGCGCCACTCAGTTCGATTTTAAACGGGTCGCCGGCAGCAACAGCGCCAGCACGACCGGCGTCACGCTTAGCTACGGCTCCTACCTGACCGACTATGTCAAAACCGAGTTTCGCGCCGGCATGGGACTGGATGAAGAGGAAGCAAAACCGGGACTGGACATAGGGATGGACTACTTCGCCAGCTGGTATATGGGCGCGCAGTATCCGGCCACGGATTATCTGTCCGTGTACGCCCTGTTCGGATTCACCCATATGAAAGGCAAAGTCTCCAAAGACGATCCGGACGCCCATCAAAGCATTCCGGAAGACCTCACCGAAAGCAGCTTCAGCGTCAGTTACGCGTTAGGAACGGAAATAAAGGTCACTGGCGATCTTTGGGGCGTATTGGAGTTCGGCCGCATTCATCGCGACACGGAAACTGCGATCCGCGTCATGCAGCTCAGCGCCGGTCTGAAATACGAGTTCTAGATCCGGCGCGGAGCATCACAGACTCAGGCGCTATGGCGTATATGCCAGCACTGGTGAATCCGTTCATTGCGCTTGAAGTCTTCAGGAATACTGGCGGCGGTATGATTTTCCACCGCAAAACGCTGTTCAATGCCTGAGTCCAGCTTGAAGCGTCGGTAGTTGCAGGAAAAGATCAATACCCCTCCTGGCGCCAGCAACCGCATACAATCTTCAATCAACCCTGCATGATCCCGCTGAATATCCAATACATCCTCCATTTTCTTGGAGTTGGAGAATGTGGGTGGATCGAGGAATATCAGGTCATATGAATTATGCTCAGCTTTAAGCCAATCCAGGACGTTGGCGCGCACAAAACGATGGGGACCGCTCAGTTTATTAAGGTGAAAGTTGCGCTCCGCCCAGCTCAGATAGGTCTGCGACATATCCACACTGGTGGTGGTCGCCGCGCCGCCCGCCGCCGCATGGACGGAAGCCGCTCCGGTGTAGCAGAACAGATTCAGAAAGCGCTTGCCCGAGCTATGCTTCTGAATCCAATAGCGGGTTGGACGGTGATCAAGGAAAAGCCCTGAGTCCAAATAATCAGACAGGTTTACCCAAAACCGGCAACCGTGCTCTTCTACCGTACGCTCCTTGCGACTTGAATCTGTTTTTTCATACTGCAGCATGCCTTTTTGCTTTTTACGCTGCTTGAGAAACAACTGTCCGCCGTCGATTCCCAATACCGCCGGAGTCACTTCCAACACGTCCAGCAGACGTTGGCGCGCCTTTTCTTCATCCACTGATTTCGGCGGCGCATATTCCTGCACAATGATCCCACCGTCATACCAGTCGATGGCGACAGCATACTCCGGCATATCCGCATCATAGATCCGGTAAGCGCTAAGCTGCTGCTTCTTCGCCCACTTGCTCCATTTCGCCAGATTCTTACTCAGTCGATTGCGGAACATTTGCGCCTGCTCGGAGATCCCCTCTAGAGAGGCGTTCTGCGGCTTGCGCGGCGTTTCTGCTTCAGGTCGGTTCCCATAAACATCGAACAAATAAAGCGTTGTGGCCAGAGGTCCGTTGTAAAGATGGTATTGTTTGTCCGCCCGTAGCCCAATTTCTTTCGCCAGGTTGACGCTGGAAGTAAAAATACCCGCTTTCCATTCACCGTATGCGGTTTTCAGCCTCCGTCCCAGCGCCCGGTACAGCGAGCGCAGCTCCAACTCCTGCCCTAAGCGCTCACCATAGGGAGGGTTGCACACCAGCAAGCGCTGCCCGCATCCTTCCGTATCTGGAGTGAAGTCCATGGCGCTGGCGGTTTCCAGCTTCACCCAGCGATCAAGTCCGGCGCGGGACAAATTACGCTTGGCGGTGCGGATGGCGGCGGGATTCAGGTCGCAGCCGAAGATGGCTCCGCGCCAGCGACGCTTGCCAAGCACCGCTTTCTCCATCGCTTCTTCATATACTCCACGCCAGACTTCCGGGTCATGCCAGGGAGCTTTTTCAAACAGAAAGTGCGGGTTGAGCAGTCCCGGCGCGATATTCATCGCGATCATCGCCGCCTCAACCACCAACGTGCCGGAACCGCACATCGGATCGACGAAACAACCGTCTTCTCCGCATATCTCCGGCCAGCCGGCGCGATAGAGTATCGCCGCCGCCAGATTTTCCTTTAACGGCGCGGCGGCCCCCTCTTGCCGATACCCACGCTGATGCAGGCTTCTGCCCGCCAGATCCAACCCCAAGGTAATGGTTTTCGCCAGGTTCAGCTGCACGGTTTGCACGCCGGAGCGCTTGTCGATAACGGGCAGCTCCAGATCACGGTCGCGAAAATGATCGTTAATGGCGTCTTTGACCACTTGCGCGCCAAAGCGTGAGTGCCGGATATCGCCACTGGAGCCAAACGCAGCGATCCAATAGCTTTCTCCCGGACGCAGATGCTCGCTCCAATTCACCTCGGAAGCAGCCTGATACAGGCCGTCACGCGTGGCTGTGCGGGTGGACTGCAATAATCGCAGCACCCTGTTGGCGAGACGGGAGCCCAGACAAATTCGGTAAGCCCCGGCGAGATCCACCTTCGCCTCAACCCCAGCGGGATTGGTTCTGAGCACTTCCGCGCCCAGGGTCTTTAATTCGTCCGCAAGCACATACTCCAGTCCTTTGGGACAGCTCGCAAACAATGAAAATTCATTCATATTCCTACGCCGTTACAAATCGTTGCATATCAAGGGTTAAAGATGGTTCTATGGCGATCAAGCGCTTAACCGGATTTAATTCCACAAAACTATAAAAAAACCGTCACATAGATGAAATAATTTGTGTACATCGAAATTAAATTTGGCTTAACTTGAAAGTGTAGCGCTATTAATTTGATATATATCCCCTCGTACAAGATCAGACGATAAGGAGATGCTTTCTAGTCCAAATTCCGATTCAACTGTTAATCTGTTTGAATTCCTGTCTAACCCAGAAATTGGTGAGGTCATTAAAGAATGAGAAGACAGAAGCGCGATATGTTTGAAAGAGCGTACCTCAAGGGTTACCGCGCCGGCGTAAGCGGCCGGTCAAAAGATTTATGTCCCGCCGCCAATCCTCAAATGCGTCAAGAGTGGATTAACGGCTGGCGCGACGGCCGAGCGGACCATTGGGATGGTTACACCGGCGTATCAGGGATACACAGAAGCCCTGGCATAGCATCCTGATTCACCCGAACACTCATTCATAAAGGAAGGGTTCACCCAACCCCATTTAGGCCCGCCTCGCGGGCCTTTTCATTGACGCTTTAACCGTCCAACCCGCCAATGGCCTCAGCCGCTTCCCGCACCAGGACCGGCCCCCGATAAATGAGACCGCTATATACCTGAACCAGCTTGGCGCCCGCACGCACTTTATCCACCGCATCCTGCGCGCTCATCACGCCGCCGGAGGCGATAACGGGAATACGACCTTCCAGCGCCACGCACAATTCTTTCACCACATGGGTGGAGCGCTTGGTCAATGGCGCACCGCTTAAGCCGCCCTGCTCCTTTCCATGAGCCAGACTCTCAACGCCCTCACGCGACAATGTGGTATTCGTGGCGATGGCGCCGTCCATGTTGTAATCCAGCAGGGTGCGCGCAACCATGTGCACCTCGTCGTCAGACATGTCTGGCGCGATTTTCACGACGAAGGGCACGTAACGCCCATGCTGTTGGTTCATGCGCTCCTGACAATCCTTGATTTCCTGCAGCATGCTGCGCAGCGAATCGCCGAACTGTAACGCGCGCAATCCAGGCGTGTTAGGGGAGGAAATGTTGATCGTGATGTAGGACGCGTAGGGATACACCTTATTGATGCAGGCAATGTAGTCCGAGGCGGCTTCCTCAGCGGGAGTGTCTTTGTTCTTCCCAACGTTAACGCCGATCACCCCACCATATTTTTTCTTGCGCAAGCGCTCCGTCATGTAATCAACGCCGTAGTTGTTGAATCCCATGCGGTTGATAATCGCGCTGCGTTCCTCCAGGCGAAAAAGACGTGGCGGAGGATTGCCGTCCTGAGGCTTCGGAGTCACTGTACCAACTTCGATAAAGCCGAAACCCAGTTTACTCAGACCATCGATGTAATCGCCGTTTTTATCCAATCCCGCCGCCAGCCCCACCGCGTTGGGGAAGGTAATTCCCATCAACTCGACCGGCCGGGAATACATTTGGGGCATAAACATTCCCAACATGCCGGCGTTATCAGCCATCTTAAGCATTTTCAGGGAAATATTATGGGAGGCTTCCGCTGGAAGGCGAAACAGAAACTGTCGGGCTAACTGATATGACATAAGGCTATTCCACTGCTGTAGAACAGTTTAAAAGAGGGGTGAACTTCAGGCGCGGTATTATAACCAACCAGAATCGCATTAAAAGGTTTATTTCCCATTACAGGCGCGACGCCTATCGGCTCCTGCTTCTCACGAAAAGTAACTTCACATCGCGTTTTGCACTGTTTTTGACCACCAGTCACTACATGTTGGGGATATCTGTGACAGAACTGTAATTTATCCACTAAATCTGTGGATAACTTTGTTAATATCGGTAGGGAAAAATCTCAGACCCCACGAAATTCCAGCTCTCCCAGCGATTTGATCACTTTTTAACCAACTATTTTTTGCGCTTAAATTTCAACCACTTATTAACCCTGGTTCCCCGAATCCGGGAATAGCGTCACTTTTTGCACCGGAATAGGATACTCAAATCCATCAAATTCGCCGCTTAGGTTTGACGCGAAATGCAGAAAAGTTCGCCGGGGTTTCCGTAGATTTATAGGTAAGTCATTAATTTACCGGGCCTGCGAGTTATCCACAGCCATCAGAACAACAAAAAGGGGAGCTACCGCTCCCCTTTTTGTCTCAACAGCTAATGTTTAACGTGGATCTAATCGATGGCGGATATCAAACAAAGTTCAAGGCCATTTCATTAGCGCCACAGCGCACCACTTTCAATGGCACAGTCGGACTGCGTTCCTGCAACAAGCCAACAACTTTCAGTGAAACCAAATCTCCAACCTCGGCGTTGCCGGCAAAATCGCCGGTCACCAACACGCCTCCTTCGGAAAGATCGACTGTTTTCAACTCGTGGAGCCCTGTCACAGGGTGATCAAGCAATACGCTCATCGACGCGGTTAGTCGTTCAAAACGACGCCTTTCTGTGTGGGAACTCATAGTATGCACCTTTTCCGTTATTTATTGTGGTTATTTTTTGACCAGTATAAAAAACTTAAAGCCCCTGGTTCAACTATTATCCTCACCCCCTATCCTGTGCAACATCCCTCTTCACCGCAGGACAGTTGGAACATGCTACAATTCTTCATCGCTCTCACGATAAAGCTTTTTAAAACAGCAGCATGACATACTCTACTCCCGCCGAAAAGACTCGCGCCGCCCATCGCGTCACCTTGATTGGAATGATTCTGGATATTGCGCTGGGGTTGCTGAAAATCATTGTCGGGGTCCTCGCACAGTCTCATGCGTTAGTGGCTGACGGCATCCACTCTTTCACTGATGCGGGAACGGATATCCTGGTGATTGTCATCACTCGCTACTCCCACCAGAAACCAGACCGGGAACATCCTTACGGCCACGGCAAATTCGAAACCCTGGGCACAGTAGTATTGGGCTCCATGCTCATTGCTGTCGCCGGCGCCATGGCTTACGACAGTATTCTGCGCCTGTGGGAGAAAGATGCGCAGGTCGCTCCTGGGTGGCCTGCGCTATTGGCGGCGAGTCTGTCTATCGCCGGTAAAGAATGGATTTATCGCTACACACTGGATATCGGCAAGAAGTTGCGCTCCGACCTGATCATCGCCAACGCCTGGCATTCACGCAGTGACGCTCTTTCCTCGGTGGTCGTGCTCATCGCCTTGCTTGGCGTAATCGCCGGCTTCCCATGGGTCGACGCTTTAGCAGCGATTATTGTGGCGATCCTCATCGGCAAGATTGGCATCGAGCTGGCGGGCAAAAGTGTCAAAGAGCTAGTGGAAACCGCGCTTCCTGAAGATCAGGTCCACGCCATTAGAGAACTCGCGCTATCAGTGGAAGGCGTTCGCGGCGTGCATGATCTGCGCGGACGTTATGTGGGACCGGATATCGTTATTGACCTGCATTTACAAGTGGACTCGTCGCTGAGCGTCTCGGAGGGACACTATATTGGCGTGCATGTCGCGAGAAAAATCCGAGCAAAGTTTGAGCACATCAGCGACATCACCTACCACATAGATACAGAGAATGACGCTAACGGAAAGAAACGGGCGGGTTCTCCCTTATTGCCGCTACGCCAGGACGTGACCGAAACCTTGCAACGGCGCTGGCGCGGCCTGACGCCGGAAGGTTCAATCAAGCGGCTGATTTTGCACTACATCAATGGCCAAGTGCATGTGGAAGTGATGATCGCCGGAAACGAGTGTCGTCTTTCCCAGGAGATAGTAAAAAGCATGCGGGAAAGTACTGCCGACCTGACTTGGCTGGGCGATATAAAAGTCTGGAGGGAGGCGCCCTGAAGCGGTTCGCCCACAGCGCCTCCCCTACTGGCTAAGGCCCAAGCAAACGCCTTTTCTCCGCCTCAAACTCTTCCTGCGTGATGGCCCCTGCGTCCAACAACTCCTTCAGTTTTTTAATCCGACTGAGATTATCCTCAATCGCAGGCCCTGGCGCCGTAAAGTCAGCGTCAAGAGAAGGACCGGCGGCAGCGGAAAAGTTCCCAAATTGGTAGCTCCCCACAGAAGGCGATGGCCCTTTATCTTTATCCACGAGCCCAAAGAAACCGCCAATCTTACGCAACACCAGTTTCAGGAAACGCCATAATTTCGGCAGCAACCAGATCGCAAGAGCAATAAATAGTCCCAGCAATACAAGGAAAACCAACGGGTGATTCAACGCCGCCCATAAGCCGGCCAGCACCATGATGTCCTCGCCAATTGAAGCCGCCCAGTTAGTAAAAGGCTCCGGTGAAGTATTGATCGCCAAACGCGTCCCGGCCTTAGTGGCATGGGACGTCGCCGCCATCGAGGCGCCGACCAGGCCAGCCGCAATCTGTAACGCCGGTGAAATATCTCCCACTGCGCCAGCCGCCAGCACCGCGCCGGCAGGAATGCGAATAAAGGTGTGCAGCGCGTCCCAACCACTGTCCACGCCAGGAGTCTTATCCGCGAAAAACTCCACACAGTACATAAATCCGGCCGCCGCGATCACCAGCGGATCCTGCAGTGTCTGCAAATCCGGCGGCAAATCGATATGCCCGGTCGCGCCGCCCAATCCCAGCATCAGCACGGCAGCGTATAAGTTCACGCCACTGGCCCAGGACACGCCCATCATTAATGCAATGGTGGAGACCAAAGTATCATAGGTTTCCATTAAACCACCTCAACCACTATGGGTTAGTCATCTCCCACCTGACGCGCATCGTTGGAGCCGCAGGCGGAGTTATCATTACTATCGCTATTACATCCTTTCTTACCTGAACCCTGGCTGAATTTGTCCTCAGGGCTCAGCTTTTCAGGCGGAGAATCCTCGCCACCATAGCCACAACAAACGCAGCGCCAACAACGTCAGCACCCATTTGAACAGTGATTTAAAACGCGCTTCGGGCAATTTACCGAGAATTTTTAAGCCAGCTTTAGTGCCTAGAAACCCGGCCAGCACCATTAAACCGAGCAAAGGAAGCCAAGGGGTGAAAACGAACCCCGCCATCCCGAACACCATAATTTTCAACAAATGTTGCGCCGTCATACAGCTGGAGAAGTTAGCGGTGTAGGTCCAGCGGTCAACGCCGCTACGTCCAAGCCAGGCCGACACGAGGGGACCGGTTGCGCCGACGATCATTGTGGCCAGCGTCGTCAATAAACCACCGCAGAACAGGCCTACTTTAGTTTTTCCCAATCCCAGTTCAGGAATGGGCCCCCAGCACAGCCAGATGATGAATAGCGCCACCATCGGAGGAATCCAGGAGGGATCGACGCGTCCCAGTAACCAAGCGGCGGCGAGCGCCGCAATAAAAGCGCCGCTTAAAAAGAATGCGATTGTACGCAGTTGAATGTGCTTACGGGTTAAGGCCGCCCGGCTGGCGTTGGAGCCCATTTGCACAATACCATGCAAAGGGATCAGGGCTAACGGCGGCACAATATCCGCCATCACTGCGATCAGAAAGGCGCCGCCGCCAACACCAAGCGCGGCGGTCAGCATCGACCCCAGGAAACTGCTCCCTAACAGCGTTGCGACTTCGAGCCAGGAAAGGCCCGCAAACCATTCCGTCATAAACCGGCGCCGTCACCGAGTGAGAGAGACACCGTTCGGGAGTCGCCCTCTTCTGACATTTGCGCCCGTTGCAGAGTTGACTCGCTCAGTTGTTTACCAGCGCGCGCGCCCAACTGCTTCAGCTTCTCCACTCGGGTAATCAAATTACCTCGCCCCGTGGCCAAACGCCCCATCGCGGTATCATAGGCGCCTTGCGTCTGCTGCAAGCGCTGGCCGACCTCCTCCAGATCCTGCACAAAATTAACGAACTTGTCGTACAGATAGCCGGCCTGCCGGGCGATTTCCTGCGCATTTTGAGACTGATGCTCATAGCGCCAGATATTGTGAATGGTGCGCAAAGTAGCGAGTAACGTCGAAGGAGAAACGATCACCACATTCAGTTGAAACGCTTCGTTAAACAGGCTTTGGTCTCCCTGCACCGCAGCCGCAAAGGCCCCCTCAATAGGAATAAACAACAGTACAAAGTCCAGTGAATTCAGCCCTAACGCGTCTTGATATCGTTTCCCGCTCAGCCCCTTTATATGCTGTCGCACCGACAACACATGCTGCTTCAGGTAATCAATCCGCGCGCTGTCGTCGCTGGCGTTATGATACTGCTCGTAGGCCACAAGACTGACTTTCGAGTCAACAACGACATTTTTGTTTTCTGGAAGGCGAATAATCACATCTGGTTGTATACGGCGCCCAGCTTCATTTCTTTGCGCGCTCTGCACCTCGTACTCGCGCCCCTTCACCAACCCCGAACGTTCCAGAATGCGCTCCAGTATGACTTCGCCCCAGGTTCCAGCGGCCTTGTTGTCGCCTTTCAGCGCATTGGTCAGCTTGATAGCGTCGTCACTGATACGCTCGTTCAGCGTCTGGAGCTTCTTAATTTCCGCAGACAACGAGAAACGCTGCTGCGCTTCCTTGTCGTAGACGTCCTCAACTTTCTTGCGAAAGTCATTCAGCTGCGTATTTAAGGGGTCGAGAATAGTCTTCAGATTATTCTGACTAAATTCGGACAGTTTCTGTGTACTACTTTCGAAGATGCGATTGGCGAGCAGTTGAAACTCTTGCGTCAGCGCCTCACGCGAGGCTTCCAACAACTTCAGTTTCTCCTGGTGATGCAACTGTTCTTTTGCTGCGGCGGTTTTCAAAGACGCCAGCTCGCTCTGAGCAGCGCTGAGCGCCTGCGTTAACTCAGACAAGTTTGCGTCTTTGTCTTTGGCCGCCGCCTCCACTTGGACATAGCGCTCATGGATTGACTCCATTCGCGCCCTCACGGCAGCGTTACTTTGCTGCAGCACGCCCACTTCCCGCTGCATAGACTCACATCGCTGCGTTTTCTCAGCGCACGCTTCCTGAAGGCGCGCCACTTCCTCCTCACGAGCCAGCAGCTTTTCGATTATCTGGGCGTTGCGCAGCTCAAGGTCTCTACGCTGGCGACGCTGCCTCATCATTCCTATTAGCGCCAGAAGCGCGACGGCAAGCCCTATCCCCCCCGCCGCCAGGTAGGGCCAATATAGTTGTAATAACGCCATTACTTCTTCTTTTATTGCAGGCCTTTTTCTTTCAGTTCTTTTAATTGATCTCGCAACTGCGCCGCTTTTTCAAATTCCAGATTGCGGGCGGCTTCGTACATAGCGGTTTCCAGCTTCTGCAGCATCTTCGCGTATTCTTGCGGGGTTCTCGCTTCAGCTTCCACATTATAGGAAGAGGCCGTTTCCGCCACCCTGCGCTGCGAGGCGCCTTTCTTGGAGCCCGGCACTCGCGCACCTTCCATAATGTCGGCGACTTTTTTGTCCAGGCCGCGCGGAATGACGCCGTGTTCTTCGTTATAGCTGATCTGTTTATTACGCCGCCGCTCGGTTTCATCCATCGCTCGCTGCATGGAGCCGGTGATTTTATCCGCATACAGGATCGCTTTGCCGCGTACGTTCCGCGCCGCCCGGCCGATAGTCTGGATCAGTGAACGATCCGAACGCAGGAAACCTTCTTTGTCCGCGTCCAAAATGGCGACCAGGGAAACTTCCGGCATGTCCAAACCTTCACGCAGCAGGTTGATGCCCACCAGTACGTCAAACTCGCCCAGACGCAAATCTCGAATGATTTCAACCCGCTCTACGGTCTCCACATCAGAGTGCAGGTAACGCACACGAACGCCTTTGTCCAACAGGAAGTCCGTCAGATCTTCCGCCATTCTCTTGGTCAAAGTGGTCACCAGCACCCGCTCGTTACGCTCCACCCGATCATGGATCTGCCCTAACAGATCATCAACCTGAGTAGACGCCGGCAGCACCTCAATGTCCGGATCAACCAGACCTGTGGGACGCACCACCTGCTCCACTACTTGTCCTTGATGGTCCGCCTCGTAGTTTCCGGGCGTCGCCGACACAAAAATCATCTGTGGCGCCAGACGCTCCCACTCGTCAAAGCGTAAAGGACGATTATCCAACGCGGACGGCAATCGGAACCCGTAAGACACCAATGTTTCCTTACGGGAACGGTCCCCGCGATACATGGCGCCGATCTGTGGAATCGTTACGTGAGACTCGTCAATAAA
Coding sequences within:
- a CDS encoding porin family protein, whose amino-acid sequence is MKRRIRHPRSITTVLTVLAVLLASPVSRAEGEKEGKSYIGLSATQFDFKRVAGSNSASTTGVTLSYGSYLTDYVKTEFRAGMGLDEEEAKPGLDIGMDYFASWYMGAQYPATDYLSVYALFGFTHMKGKVSKDDPDAHQSIPEDLTESSFSVSYALGTEIKVTGDLWGVLEFGRIHRDTETAIRVMQLSAGLKYEF
- the rlmKL gene encoding bifunctional 23S rRNA (guanine(2069)-N(7))-methyltransferase RlmK/23S rRNA (guanine(2445)-N(2))-methyltransferase RlmL; amino-acid sequence: MNEFSLFASCPKGLEYVLADELKTLGAEVLRTNPAGVEAKVDLAGAYRICLGSRLANRVLRLLQSTRTATRDGLYQAASEVNWSEHLRPGESYWIAAFGSSGDIRHSRFGAQVVKDAINDHFRDRDLELPVIDKRSGVQTVQLNLAKTITLGLDLAGRSLHQRGYRQEGAAAPLKENLAAAILYRAGWPEICGEDGCFVDPMCGSGTLVVEAAMIAMNIAPGLLNPHFLFEKAPWHDPEVWRGVYEEAMEKAVLGKRRWRGAIFGCDLNPAAIRTAKRNLSRAGLDRWVKLETASAMDFTPDTEGCGQRLLVCNPPYGERLGQELELRSLYRALGRRLKTAYGEWKAGIFTSSVNLAKEIGLRADKQYHLYNGPLATTLYLFDVYGNRPEAETPRKPQNASLEGISEQAQMFRNRLSKNLAKWSKWAKKQQLSAYRIYDADMPEYAVAIDWYDGGIIVQEYAPPKSVDEEKARQRLLDVLEVTPAVLGIDGGQLFLKQRKKQKGMLQYEKTDSSRKERTVEEHGCRFWVNLSDYLDSGLFLDHRPTRYWIQKHSSGKRFLNLFCYTGAASVHAAAGGAATTTSVDMSQTYLSWAERNFHLNKLSGPHRFVRANVLDWLKAEHNSYDLIFLDPPTFSNSKKMEDVLDIQRDHAGLIEDCMRLLAPGGVLIFSCNYRRFKLDSGIEQRFAVENHTAASIPEDFKRNERIHQCWHIRHSA
- the rmf gene encoding ribosome modulation factor produces the protein MRRQKRDMFERAYLKGYRAGVSGRSKDLCPAANPQMRQEWINGWRDGRADHWDGYTGVSGIHRSPGIAS
- a CDS encoding quinone-dependent dihydroorotate dehydrogenase, with product MSYQLARQFLFRLPAEASHNISLKMLKMADNAGMLGMFMPQMYSRPVELMGITFPNAVGLAAGLDKNGDYIDGLSKLGFGFIEVGTVTPKPQDGNPPPRLFRLEERSAIINRMGFNNYGVDYMTERLRKKKYGGVIGVNVGKNKDTPAEEAASDYIACINKVYPYASYITINISSPNTPGLRALQFGDSLRSMLQEIKDCQERMNQQHGRYVPFVVKIAPDMSDDEVHMVARTLLDYNMDGAIATNTTLSREGVESLAHGKEQGGLSGAPLTKRSTHVVKELCVALEGRIPVIASGGVMSAQDAVDKVRAGAKLVQVYSGLIYRGPVLVREAAEAIGGLDG
- a CDS encoding PilZ domain-containing protein; protein product: MSSHTERRRFERLTASMSVLLDHPVTGLHELKTVDLSEGGVLVTGDFAGNAEVGDLVSLKVVGLLQERSPTVPLKVVRCGANEMALNFV
- a CDS encoding cation diffusion facilitator family transporter, with protein sequence MTYSTPAEKTRAAHRVTLIGMILDIALGLLKIIVGVLAQSHALVADGIHSFTDAGTDILVIVITRYSHQKPDREHPYGHGKFETLGTVVLGSMLIAVAGAMAYDSILRLWEKDAQVAPGWPALLAASLSIAGKEWIYRYTLDIGKKLRSDLIIANAWHSRSDALSSVVVLIALLGVIAGFPWVDALAAIIVAILIGKIGIELAGKSVKELVETALPEDQVHAIRELALSVEGVRGVHDLRGRYVGPDIVIDLHLQVDSSLSVSEGHYIGVHVARKIRAKFEHISDITYHIDTENDANGKKRAGSPLLPLRQDVTETLQRRWRGLTPEGSIKRLILHYINGQVHVEVMIAGNECRLSQEIVKSMRESTADLTWLGDIKVWREAP
- a CDS encoding DUF4126 family protein is translated as METYDTLVSTIALMMGVSWASGVNLYAAVLMLGLGGATGHIDLPPDLQTLQDPLVIAAAGFMYCVEFFADKTPGVDSGWDALHTFIRIPAGAVLAAGAVGDISPALQIAAGLVGASMAATSHATKAGTRLAINTSPEPFTNWAASIGEDIMVLAGLWAALNHPLVFLVLLGLFIALAIWLLPKLWRFLKLVLRKIGGFFGLVDKDKGPSPSVGSYQFGNFSAAAGPSLDADFTAPGPAIEDNLSRIKKLKELLDAGAITQEEFEAEKRRLLGP
- a CDS encoding sulfite exporter TauE/SafE family protein — its product is MTEWFAGLSWLEVATLLGSSFLGSMLTAALGVGGGAFLIAVMADIVPPLALIPLHGIVQMGSNASRAALTRKHIQLRTIAFFLSGAFIAALAAAWLLGRVDPSWIPPMVALFIIWLCWGPIPELGLGKTKVGLFCGGLLTTLATMIVGATGPLVSAWLGRSGVDRWTYTANFSSCMTAQHLLKIMVFGMAGFVFTPWLPLLGLMVLAGFLGTKAGLKILGKLPEARFKSLFKWVLTLLALRLLWLWWRGFSA
- the rmuC gene encoding DNA recombination protein RmuC; the protein is MALLQLYWPYLAAGGIGLAVALLALIGMMRQRRQRRDLELRNAQIIEKLLAREEEVARLQEACAEKTQRCESMQREVGVLQQSNAAVRARMESIHERYVQVEAAAKDKDANLSELTQALSAAQSELASLKTAAAKEQLHHQEKLKLLEASREALTQEFQLLANRIFESSTQKLSEFSQNNLKTILDPLNTQLNDFRKKVEDVYDKEAQQRFSLSAEIKKLQTLNERISDDAIKLTNALKGDNKAAGTWGEVILERILERSGLVKGREYEVQSAQRNEAGRRIQPDVIIRLPENKNVVVDSKVSLVAYEQYHNASDDSARIDYLKQHVLSVRQHIKGLSGKRYQDALGLNSLDFVLLFIPIEGAFAAAVQGDQSLFNEAFQLNVVIVSPSTLLATLRTIHNIWRYEHQSQNAQEIARQAGYLYDKFVNFVQDLEEVGQRLQQTQGAYDTAMGRLATGRGNLITRVEKLKQLGARAGKQLSESTLQRAQMSEEGDSRTVSLSLGDGAGL
- the uvrB gene encoding excinuclease ABC subunit UvrB; the protein is MQKFQLKANYQPAGDQPGAIAGLVDGLRDGLLHQTLLGVTGSGKTFTMANVIAEMQRPAMVMAHNKTLAAQLYGEFKEFFPDNAVEYFVSYYDYYQPEAYVPSSDTYIEKDSSINDHIEQMRLSATKALMERKDVVIVATVSAIYGLGDPQSYKKMMLHLDRGDKVDQRSLLRRLAELQYTRNDLELHRANYRVRGDVIDVFPAESESDALRIELFDDEIESLSWFDPLTGEVYRRVPRATIYPKTHYATPRQVILDATEQIKTELQERLQQFRGSSKLLEAQRLEERTRYDLEMMYELGYCNGIENYSRYLSGRQAGEPPPTLFDYLPSDALLFIDESHVTIPQIGAMYRGDRSRKETLVSYGFRLPSALDNRPLRFDEWERLAPQMIFVSATPGNYEADHQGQVVEQVVRPTGLVDPDIEVLPASTQVDDLLGQIHDRVERNERVLVTTLTKRMAEDLTDFLLDKGVRVRYLHSDVETVERVEIIRDLRLGEFDVLVGINLLREGLDMPEVSLVAILDADKEGFLRSDRSLIQTIGRAARNVRGKAILYADKITGSMQRAMDETERRRNKQISYNEEHGVIPRGLDKKVADIMEGARVPGSKKGASQRRVAETASSYNVEAEARTPQEYAKMLQKLETAMYEAARNLEFEKAAQLRDQLKELKEKGLQ